In Deefgea piscis, the genomic window CCGAATGATTGGCTATCGCTGGATGAAACAACAAACTACATCGAGGCATTAAATAGCTTCTCAAATACCAGCCAAAATGGTAATTGGATAAAAACAAGGCGCGGAAACAATGGCGGTACATGGCTACACCCGAAACTAGCGATTCGTTTTGCACAGTGGCTAGATGTGCGGTTTGCCGTGTGGTGCGATAGTCAAATAGATGCGCTTATCCATGGTAAGTTTGCACCTGATGATTTAGCCGAAAGCCGACAATATGCCGCAAGTGCTTATCGTTTAATGTGTCGCGTGCTGCAGATGATGCGTGCCAAGGAAGGCAAGCTCACCGAGCCGCACCACTACTGCAACGAATCAAAGATAATCGGTTTCGCCATGACAGGTTGCTCTACCACCATTAATCGGGATGCGATTAGCTGCAAGTCTGAGCTGTCATTATTGGCGGAGGTACAGTTTTGCAATGCCGACTTGATTGTGCAGGGATGGAGCTACAGCGAACGCAAAAGCGAGTTGTTGAATCTTGTGGCTGTGCACCGCAGCGCCAATGCATTAGCGAGTATTGCCGCATGATGCCAACCATTTCCATGAAACAGCGCCACTAATAGGAATTCCCAAAATGAAAAACGACCATTTAAACAATGGGCGCGGGGATTCCTGCGTATTAGATTCAGCTTTTAGCGGTTTATCGGCAGCGGATTATCGACTGATTGACGCGTTAGAAGTGGAGCACATCAACGATTTACAGCCCGAAGAGGTGTATGTATGCGTGAATCATTGAGCGATAAAGTAAAAAAAGCCGCACGGGGTAACTGGCCGTTAGTACTACTAACTTTGGGGGTTCCTGCTGCTGCGCTTGATGGCCGTAATTGCCCTTGTCCTGGATGTGGTGGTAAAGACCGTTTTCAATTCACGGTACGCGGCGCTGGTGCTGAGTATGGGCGCTTTGCGTGTCGCCATATGGATTCACAAGGCGGTGATGGTTTTGCTTTGGTGCGGCATATATTCGACCTAAATTTTCCCGAAGCAGTGCGAGCAGTAGCTAATGTGCTCGGTATCGACGTGCGACATGATGACGTAGTTGTCGAGCGAGTTGCCAAGACAGTTAACGGTTTGGTTGCCAAGCCAGAGGTAGCGGACAACACCAAGAAAGTGCAAAGGGTGTTTGATTTGTGCGCCACGCTCAGACCGAACAACATCACAGGCCTCTATTTGCAAAAACGTGGTATTGCGGCGAGTTATTGGCCTGAGCCACATACAAGCCCTTTACGCCATTGTGAGGCGCTGGACTATTGGCACACTGTCGATAACAAACCTGTGAAACTGGGCGCGTTTCCTGCACTGGTGGCGCGGATTGATAAGCCTGATGGGGCGGCGCTGGCTGGCATTCACCGCATTTATCTGAGCGACAAAGCCGAAAAGCGCGTCATTCGCGTGGCGACGGGTTCACCTGATCGCCCACACATCAAAATTTTGGATAACAAGAAACTCCAAGCGGCACATGAAGGGGCAATCAAAGGCGCGGCTTGTCGTTTGTACCCAGTCGGCAACGATGGGCGCTTGGCGCTGACTGAGGGCATAGAAACCGCTTTAGCTGTGCGTTGCCTCACTGGGCTGGCGGTGTGGGCGTGCATCTCTGCTGGTGGGCTGAAATCGGTCGTGCTGCCTGATGAAGTACGCGAAGTACTGATCTATGCCGACAACGACCCCCCCGACGAGAGAGGCCGCAACATTGGCAAGGAAGCGGCTTACCTACTCGCAGCACGAATGATCGAAGAAGGCCGCAAGGTGAAAGTGTTATTAGCACCGCAAGTGGGTACGGACTGGCTGGACTATCTGAACGATGAAATGAATTGAGGCAAAACATAATGAAAAACGAAAAAACCACACTACAAGATGCGGCAAGTTATGCAGCCGGCACCATCAAGCCACGTGCTTTTGATTTAGCCAAACCAGACCATATCGCGCCGTTTGTGCCCATGGATAAAGTCGAGCTATTAGGCGAAATCGTGCCGTATTACGACTTTATCAACGGTGACATGATGTATATCGGCGCGGCTAAAAACAAAGAAGGCGTATTGACCCACACGCCGCCGCTGCGCTTATGTCGTGACCTGGAGGTAGTCGGGCAACGCGTAGACATTTACGGCGACCATTACCGCTTGATTCGCTGGCAAGATCCGATAACAGGTAACGAGCAAACCACCGCGATACCGAGCGCCATTATTGGCGAGCGTGAGGGTTTTGCATTGCTCAACAGCAAGGGCTTAGCGGTATCAAGTAGTAGAGCCAACAAAGAGCGATTAGCCGACTACCTGCAAACGCAAGGCAGTACCGAGCGATACACCATCGTGCAGCAAAGCGGCTGGCAGTGTGGCGCGTTTGTGCTGCCAACAGGCGAAGTAATTGGAGAGCCTGACACCCGACTGTTTTACCCTGCTGCTGCAACGTATCGGCCTGCATTTACACCCAAAGGCACGGCGCAAACATGGCGCGATACAGTGGGCGCACTGGCGAAAGATAATCCGCTGGCAATGACGGCCGTAGCGTGTGCATTGGCTGGTGCTGTATTGGAGCTGATCGGTATGCGTGACGGTATCGGTCTGCATTTTCACGGAGGAACAACAAGCGGCAAATCAACGTGTGCTGATGTTTCAGCAAGCGTATGGGGCAAGCCAACCGAGATAATGCAGTCTTGGGATGGTACGAGTATCGGCCTGACTAATTCGGCTGAATTTGCTAATAGCATGATGCTGTACTTGGATGAAATCGGCGCGGGTGATGCTAAGAAAATGGGCTGCATCATTTACACCATGCTCAACGGTGTATCACGCACCCAAGGCCGCAAAGATGGCGGCAACCGTGCCAAACGCCGGTGGCTGATGACACTGATTAGTACGGGTGAAGTGCCAATGAGTCAGTTTTTAACCGAAGGCGGCAACGTGGTACGTGGCGGGCAAGAGATACGCATGCTGGATATTCCCGCCGATACGGGGCGCTATAAAGCGTTTGATTCCATTCATAACAGCGAGGGGGGCGGTGAATTTGCACTAGAACTGACCGAGGCCGCACGAAGCCATTACGGAACGATTGGGCGTGAGTTTGTAGCGTGCCTGATCGCCAACAAAGACAGCATCAAGGCACGGATTATTGCCGCAGAGAATCGAATGCTGGGCGAACTTCCCGACCATGCTGCGCCACCAGTTCGACGTGCCACCCGCAAGTTTGCATTGCTGGCTGCAACGCTAGAAATGGCGGCTGAATTAACAGGCTGGACAGAAGCGGAATCATTCGAGGCGGTGTGTTTGACTTGGCAACGCTGGCTGTCTGTGTTTGGGCTGGCCTCACGCGATGATGAACGACTGATCGAACTCGCGAATGGTGTACTGGCTGCAAATCAATACGGGCGCTTTGTACTGCTACCGATTGCCGACAAAGAGCCAATCATGCAAAACATGATGGGCTACCGTCGAATTGGCGCGGATGGGGAAACGACCTTCTATGTTTTCCCGCACGCTTTCACTGGTGAAGTAATCAAAGGCAACGAAATCAAAAAAGCCTGCAAGGTGCTACATGAAGCTGGCATGTTAGATCGACCCAAAGGCCGCGATGCTTGGACAGTGACAATCGGGCGAGGCTATGGGCAAGGCTACAAAATGAAGCTGCGACCTTGTAAGAGTCAAGACGAAACTGAGCTTTAAGGATTTTGTCTTTAAGCACTTCTCGTATCCGCGTAAAAACCACCGCATACACAGCACACCCGCATACATACCCTTCAAGGGCTTATATTTACTCGATTTTTCTGTATGCGGTGCGTATGCGTTTTTGCCTCTGTATGCGGTTGACCGTATTTGGTGTTTTTTAGTTAGCGCATACACCGCATTTTTTCAGACACTGCAGCATACAGCAAACCCAACAAACATGCGGTTTAGAGGAGTATGTATGCGGTAATGCGGTGCATGCGGTGTTTTTTGCTCTAGTATACGAAGTAGAAAAAACGCAGTTCAAGGGTGAACGAAATTTGTAAGGAAATAACCAGTCTATCGATTCGCCTTTAACAAAAACCCCGCTCGGGGGATATATTCTTGCCGATTAGATTGCACCATTGCCAAGTGTTGGAACGGTATGAGCCTGAGAGATGTAACTTTTATCGCGTGATAAAACGTGGGGACATTGAGTAAATAAATTTTAACTATCAGTGTAACAAGAATATGCGCTACGCATTACGCACCCTAATTGGGGGAGTTACTGCGTAGCGTTTCGATAGTTGCCCGCCATGTGATGTAGTTATGTAGACCCCAACGATGGCAATCACGAAGTAACACCAAGCGAATTAGAAAACATTTTAGGTTGCATTGATCGTAACGGATTCAAACAAGACTAATTTCTAAATTTTAGGTGTCACTAATATCTAATCAATACCCCCATTCCTCATGCCCCAGCATCCCCTGATTTAACTCGTCACGCACAATACGCCAGTTACTTAGGTGCAAATCCATTAGCGCCAAAAATCGCTCGTTGTGGTGTCGCTCTAGTAGGTGCAGTAGTTCATGCACCACGATGTATTCGATGCATTGGTGGGATTTTTTGATCAGTTCGAGATTGAACCAAAGGCTGGCTGTTGCTGTGTTGCAGCTACCCCATTTGGTTTTCATTTTGCGAATACCCCATGCTTTGGGGCTGACGCCGAGAATGACCTGCCACTTCTCAAGTAGATCATTGATGATGGCTCTTAGGTGCTGGCGATACCAAGCGCTGAGCACACGTTCACGTTGCTCTGGTGTTTTATCGGCTTTGACTAATAGTGTTAGTCGATTTTTGCCATTCAGTTGAATACGGCCAGCGCCACTGTGATTTTCTACTCGAAGTCGAAATGGCCGACCCAAGAAGTAATGCGTTTCACCCGATACTAATTTGCGCACTGATTGACGTGGTTGCGCTTTGAACTTGGCGCGTTGGCGCTTAATCCAACCTAGTTTAACAATCACGGCCAAACGCACAGCGTCGTCAGTGACTGCCAATGGCGCAGCAACACGTACCCGTCCTTGCGGCGGGTACACACCTAGATGCAGGTTTTTAATGTCCTTGCGGTCAATCTCAACGGTGATGCCGCCAACGATAATCCGATGCGGCTTAGTATTCATGTTGATGCTTGGCCAATTCCAATAACATCGTCACCAAAGCCTCAATTGCATCGGAATCTTGCGGCAGGTAGTCCGGTGTTGATTCAGCCGCCACACCTTCCGCAACCAAAGCATAGGCCTCTAAGGTAGTACGCAGCGCAATACGGATTTTCTTTTGCTTGATGGTGCTATTACGAAAATCATCTTGTTTATTCTTCAAAATGACCTTGTGAATATGCAGTGCCAAGGCTTCGTTTTGATGCAAATTATCAAATAAAGCGCGTTTTGCCGATGTGTCTAAACTCGTTGGATAACTCGTTCCGCCACTTGGTTGCGCAACTTTCTTTGCAAGCGCCACGACTTCCGCCAAGTATTCTTGATAAGCAATCGCACCGTTACGGCGTTGCTCGATCAATGCATCAAGCAAGGACGACATGGTTTCATAATACTTTGGATTGATCGGTGTTTCATCGATGATCAGTTTACGAACGTTATTTTCGATTGTTTCCGCCATGCTGTTTTCATTACTACGCAGACCTTTTGGTACAGCCGCCAGCGCATCGGTGCCGCGCTCTACAATCAATTGAATGAGCGGCATATCGTCAAAATCTGAAATCGGTGTGCTTTCTTCTGCGCGGATATAGCTATCGATCAAATGCCGCATGCCAGGCTCGTACAGCTTCATGTCGATAGCGTCGCCACTGTACATCTTGATTTCTTGACGTAGTTTTTCGTAAAAGTCGACTTCACCCTTAATCGAAGCAATCTCTTTGGGGCTATAGCCTGCCTCAGCCAATTCATTGGCGACATTGGCGTAGCTGCGAACTAATGACGAGGTGAGCTTATACAGCGCCAGTCGTTTAGCTTCATGCAACTTAAGTTCTTCAGCATCGCCAGGCTTATTACCGCAGAAATAATGCTGATAAGCCGTACCATCTTTTGGCGGTGCAACGGGCTCGCACAGCGCTTTGATGGCTTCGCGGGCATCTTGTAAATCGGATTTCGCCATACTCAGGCGGTCTTCAAGCAGGCCTTTCACATCGTCTTGGTCGTAGCCATCGAGCGCGCCACTGGTGTAGTCACCGATTGAATCTTCAAGGCGTTTAAACAAGTCTTGGTAATCAACGATAAAGCCATATTGCTTATCATCGCCATCCAAACGATTGACGCGGCAAATTGCTTGGAATAAACCGTGGTCGCGCATCTTTTTGTCGATATACAAATACGTGGCCGATGGAGCGTCAAAACCCGTTAGCAGTTTATCAACCACGATCAGTAGGCGCATTTGCCCTGGCTCATCGATGAATTTTTTCTTCACTTCTTTTTCAAATAACTCAGGGTCTTTACCCGCCAGCATGGTGTTGTAGATGTCGTATTGGCGCAGTTTTTCCGTTAAGCCTTCACCGGTCGATTCGCCTTTAATATTGGCGGGTGATGGTTTGTAGCTAGTCACAATCGCGCATTGCTCACCCATACCGGCTTTAGCAAATAGCTCGTAGCATTTGCATGCCTCGAAAATACTACT contains:
- a CDS encoding KilA-N domain-containing protein — protein: MKNKIITADFNNALFQFTKDGWFNATDAAERFGKRPNDWLSLDETTNYIEALNSFSNTSQNGNWIKTRRGNNGGTWLHPKLAIRFAQWLDVRFAVWCDSQIDALIHGKFAPDDLAESRQYAASAYRLMCRVLQMMRAKEGKLTEPHHYCNESKIIGFAMTGCSTTINRDAISCKSELSLLAEVQFCNADLIVQGWSYSERKSELLNLVAVHRSANALASIAA
- a CDS encoding toprim domain-containing protein, encoding MRESLSDKVKKAARGNWPLVLLTLGVPAAALDGRNCPCPGCGGKDRFQFTVRGAGAEYGRFACRHMDSQGGDGFALVRHIFDLNFPEAVRAVANVLGIDVRHDDVVVERVAKTVNGLVAKPEVADNTKKVQRVFDLCATLRPNNITGLYLQKRGIAASYWPEPHTSPLRHCEALDYWHTVDNKPVKLGAFPALVARIDKPDGAALAGIHRIYLSDKAEKRVIRVATGSPDRPHIKILDNKKLQAAHEGAIKGAACRLYPVGNDGRLALTEGIETALAVRCLTGLAVWACISAGGLKSVVLPDEVREVLIYADNDPPDERGRNIGKEAAYLLAARMIEEGRKVKVLLAPQVGTDWLDYLNDEMN
- a CDS encoding DUF927 domain-containing protein; the protein is MKNEKTTLQDAASYAAGTIKPRAFDLAKPDHIAPFVPMDKVELLGEIVPYYDFINGDMMYIGAAKNKEGVLTHTPPLRLCRDLEVVGQRVDIYGDHYRLIRWQDPITGNEQTTAIPSAIIGEREGFALLNSKGLAVSSSRANKERLADYLQTQGSTERYTIVQQSGWQCGAFVLPTGEVIGEPDTRLFYPAAATYRPAFTPKGTAQTWRDTVGALAKDNPLAMTAVACALAGAVLELIGMRDGIGLHFHGGTTSGKSTCADVSASVWGKPTEIMQSWDGTSIGLTNSAEFANSMMLYLDEIGAGDAKKMGCIIYTMLNGVSRTQGRKDGGNRAKRRWLMTLISTGEVPMSQFLTEGGNVVRGGQEIRMLDIPADTGRYKAFDSIHNSEGGGEFALELTEAARSHYGTIGREFVACLIANKDSIKARIIAAENRMLGELPDHAAPPVRRATRKFALLAATLEMAAELTGWTEAESFEAVCLTWQRWLSVFGLASRDDERLIELANGVLAANQYGRFVLLPIADKEPIMQNMMGYRRIGADGETTFYVFPHAFTGEVIKGNEIKKACKVLHEAGMLDRPKGRDAWTVTIGRGYGQGYKMKLRPCKSQDETEL
- a CDS encoding M48 family metallopeptidase, whose product is MNTKPHRIIVGGITVEIDRKDIKNLHLGVYPPQGRVRVAAPLAVTDDAVRLAVIVKLGWIKRQRAKFKAQPRQSVRKLVSGETHYFLGRPFRLRVENHSGAGRIQLNGKNRLTLLVKADKTPEQRERVLSAWYRQHLRAIINDLLEKWQVILGVSPKAWGIRKMKTKWGSCNTATASLWFNLELIKKSHQCIEYIVVHELLHLLERHHNERFLALMDLHLSNWRIVRDELNQGMLGHEEWGY